The Salvia miltiorrhiza cultivar Shanhuang (shh) chromosome 1, IMPLAD_Smil_shh, whole genome shotgun sequence genome has a window encoding:
- the LOC131022902 gene encoding serine/threonine-protein kinase OXI1-like has translation MHDGDPRHGGDGTLALDLKNLKVISPLGRGAKGVVFLVQTESGELLALKAILRSSVEKKKKISSAGDGGEYRRICFEREVLASFHHPLLPRLHGVLVTDKIVGYAIDYCSGRDLHCLRKKQTEKMFSDDIIRFYAAELVLALEYLHNLGVVYRDLKPENVMIQESGHLMLVDFDLSTKLAPKSPENRPVSSESKLQVKKPKKRKNKFGFSMRRRDSGISPVDSVQREELESDSASTASDSVEKSNSFVGTEEYVAPEIILGDGHDFAVDWWCLGVMLYEMLYGTTPFRGANRKETFYRIITRAPNLTGESTPLRDLIAKLLEKDPRKRIPVHEIKGHEFFKAVDWDSITDMPRPPFIPELTDVEGIDGNKEIDVEKYVQGVFKVGEDEKVEEHMNFEDSRNKNAWVNNHPTHIQNDNFLIF, from the exons TCCTCGTTCAGACGGAGAGTGGAGAATTGCTCGCGCTCAAAGCAATCCTACGATCTTccgtggagaagaagaagaagatttcgAGCGCCGGAGACGGCGGCGAGTACAGGAGGATCTGCTTCGAACGAGAAGTGTTGGCGTCGTTTCACCATCCTCTGCTGCCGAGACTCCACGGAGTTTTGGTTACTGATAAGATCGTCGGATATGCGATCGATTACTGCTCCGGCCGCGATCTGCATTGTTTGAGGAAGAAACAGACTGAGAAAATGTTTTCCGATGACATCATCAG ATTTTACGCAGCGGAGCTGGTGCTGGCTTTGGAGTATCTGCACAATTTAGGCGTCGTTTACCGAGATTTAAAGCCGGAAAATGTGATGATTCAGGAGAGCGGGCATTTAATGCTGGTAGATTTCGATCTCTCAACCAAACTCGCTCCAAAATCTCCCGAAAATCGCCCGGTCTCGTCCGAATCGAAGCTGCAAGTGAAGAAgccgaagaagaggaagaataAATTCGGTTTCTCGATGAGGCGCCGCGACTCGGGGATCTCGCCGGTCGACTCGGTTCAACGGGAGGAGCTCGAGTCGGACTCAGCGAGCACCGCATCGGACTCGGTGGAGAAGTCGAACTCGTTCGTCGGCACGGAGGAGTATGTGGCGCCGGAGATCATCCTCGGCGACGGCCACGACTTCGCCGTCGACTGGTGGTGCCTGGGCGTCATGCTATACGAGATGCTCTACGGTACGACGCCGTTCCGGGGCGCCAACCGGAAGGAGACGTTCTACCGGATCATAACCCGCGCCCCGAATCTGACGGGAGAATCAACGCCGTTAAGGGACTTGATCGCAAAATTACTCGAGAAGGATCCGAGAAAGAGGATTCCTGTCCACGAAATCAAGGGCCACGAATTTTTTAAGGCAGTTGATTGGGACTCAATTACGGACATGCCCCGGCCGCCGTTCATTCCGGAGTTGACGGACGTCGAGGGCATTGATGGGAATAAGGAAATCGACGTAGAGAAATATGTCCAAGGCGTGTTCAAAGTTGGTGAGGACGAGAAAGTGGAGGAGCACATGAATTTTGAAGATAGTAGAAACAAAAACGCGTGGGTTAATAATCATCCCACACACATTCAGAATGacaattttttgattttttga